One Cotesia glomerata isolate CgM1 linkage group LG8, MPM_Cglom_v2.3, whole genome shotgun sequence genomic window carries:
- the LOC123270122 gene encoding uncharacterized protein LOC123270122 — translation MVNGEELNGGNAVTVVASQRFPEFVAADPEMWFAMVESQFLRNRIIDKQQQYLQVLSSIPSRYVTEVRDIIMKPLSAALYDELKEQLIKRLSISQEEKTRKLLEGEKMGDEKPSQYLRRLQAQAGSSFPDSLLKTLWLRGLPEKYQTAMATQQEKGVTAMAEVADIIHGLLPSRPSISEVAVTQDTQLALAMQQLRLEIAEIKNHLGSMNSRGKEAEFYRRGRSQTPHRG, via the coding sequence atggttaaCGGTGAGGAATTAAATGGAGGCAATGCGGTGACGGTAGTGGCTTCACAACGATTTCCCGAGTTCGTTGCGGCAGATCCCGAGATGTGGTTCGCGATGGTCGaatctcaatttttaagaaaccGCATCATCGATAAGCAGCAGCAGTACCTGCAAGTATTATCATCAATACCTTCGCGGTACGTGACCGAAGTGCGGGACATCATTATGAAACCGCTTTCTGCTGCCCTGTACGACGAGCTGAAAGAGCAGCTTATCAAAAGGTTGAGCATCAGTCAAGAGGAGAAGACCCGCAAGCTGCTTGAAGGAGAGAAAATGGGCGACGAGAAACCGTCGCAATATCTTCGCCGATTGCAAGCGCAAGCTGGATCATCATTTCCTGACAGTCTTCTCAAGACACTGTGGCTACGGGGTTTACCGGAAAAGTATCAAACGGCGATGGCCACCCAGCAGGAAAAGGGCGTCACAGCTATGGCAGAGGTCGCCGACATTATTCATGGATTGCTGCCCTCGCGCCCGTCAATCTCAGAGGTGGCGGTGACGCAGGATACACAACTTGCCCTAGCGATGCAACAACTGCGCCTAGAGATAGCGGAGATCAAGAACCATCTAGGCAGCATGAACTCCCGTGGAAAGGAAGCAGAATTTTATAGGCGCGGCAGATCCCAGACACCCCATCGAGGTTAG